The genome window CTGCATCAATTGGATCAAAACTAACTGCATGATTTGTTTGTATCTTTTCCCCTTCATCAACTACTACCACTTGATGATGCTGCGGCGAATCATAAATCATATGCATGTTGAATACACAAATGATCGCAAAAAGCATAAAAAGGATCAAGTATTTTCTCATAAATACACATCCTTTTTCTATGGTGTCATCATTATACACGAAATTAAATCACAATAAAACAATAAACTTTCGACAAGATTTTAATAAAAGACAACTTCTAACTTGCCACCGAAAGCATCCTTATCTATTCATTTCTTACTTATAAACACCCCGAGTCACCACATAAACAGCGACTCAGAGCATTAAGATCATTTATCAATATTATCCAATCTTTAAGCTTCTTCCTTATATCCTGTATGTGCCTTTACACTTACCTCTGCAAAGCGCCTCATATCTGCTTCCTTTGACAAAATCGTCCCAAGATAGCCCCCAAGGAATCCTAGTGGTACGGATATAATTGCAGGATTACTGAATGGGAAGATTGGTTCTCCAACAAATAATGCTGCACCCTCAACAGGTGAGAATACGCTTGGGCTGAGCGACACGAGAATTAATGCCGAGAATAATCCGGTTAGCATTGCAGTTACTGCCCCAGCAGTATTAAATCGTTTCCAATAAATCGTATATAAAATGACTGGCAAATTGGCACTAGCTGCAATACAGAATGCCAGTGAAACAAGGAATGCGACATTGAGATATTGAGCAAATAATGCAAGCACTATCGCCAGCACGGATACACCTAGAGAAGCATAACGTGCGGCATACATTTGTTCTTTTTCGGTTGCCTTTCCTTTTTTTACAATTTCTCCATAAAGGTCATGGGCAAAGGCGGAAGCACCGGATAGTACAAGTCCTGCAACAACCGCTAAAATCGTTGCAAAGGCGACAGCTGAGATGAAGGCGAATAAAATGTCTCCACCTAATACTTGTGCAAGTAATGGCGCGGCCATATTCCCACCCGAATTTGCAGCGATGATGGCATCATATCCGACAAATGCTGCGGCACCGAAGCCTAGAAATAATGTTAGAACGTAGAAAATGCCGATTACCCACGTTGCCGTTATAACTGAGCTTCTTGCTGTTTTCGCATCCTTCACCGTAAAGAAACGCATTAGAATATGCGGCAATCCCGCAGTACCAAGCACTAATGCAAGCATAAGAGAAAGAGTTCCAAGTGGTTGTGTATACTGTAATCCAGGCTTCAAGTAATCAGCTCCATGAACGGTTGCTGATTTTACATCATGAAACATCTGCCCAATATTAAAATCAAATTTTAATAGGACAAGAAAGGACATAATGATCATCCCAATCATCAGGAGAACTGCCTTGACTATTTGTACCCAACTCGTCGCAATCATTCCGCCAAACAGAACATAGACGGTCATCATCACACCAACGATTAGCACCGCAAGCCAGTAATCCAGTCCGAACAATAACTGAATAAGGGCTCCCGCACCAACTAGCTGAGCAATCATGTAGAAAGTAACAATCGTAATTGTACTGAGTGCTGCTGCTCCTCTTACCTTCTTTGCATCAAAACGTGAATTTATCATATCTGCAAGTGTGTATTTTCCTAGATTCCGTAATGGTTCTGCAACTAGAAATAAAACAACTAAGTATGCGATTAGAAAACCAATACTATAAAAGAAGCCGTCAAATCCAAATAGCGCAATGGCACCGGCTATTCCGAGAAACGAGGCTGCTGATAGATAATCTCCAGCAATTGCGATCCCATTTTGCACGCCTGTTAATCCACCACCAGCAGTGTAAAAGTCACCGGTTGTTTGGGTTCGCTTTGCTGCGAAGTAGGTGATAACGAGGGTTAGGATAACGATAGCAATGAACAGGATGATTACGATTGGACTCATTTGCTGTCCCCTCCCCGTTTTATTTCCTCGACTATTTGTTCTGCCTGCTCATCAAAGGTGTTTGCCTTTTTCACATAAATCGTACATAAAATCCATGTCATCGCAAATTGGGAAATTGCAAAAATCCATACCCAGGAAATATCACCAATGGCAGGTGTATTCAGGAATGTTGTGTAAGAAGTTAAGATAGGTAATAAGAAATAAAAGATCAGAAAGAAAATCGTTAATGGTAAAATAAATTTCTTGCGGTCTTCTAAAAGCTTTTTAAATGCATTGCTATTTGCAGCCTTTTCAAAGTCAACCGTATTCCCATTATCTCGTGCCTTATCGTATTCTTGGTTAACAGCCATATCCATCCTCCTTTAATTTCGGTTCCGGGGGTCTCCATTCTTTGACCCCCCGATTTCAACCTTTAATGCAGGCATGCATTCGACTCAACTACCTGCTAAATAATCGCAAAACTACTCCTCCATCGTCGACAAATCACCTGTCGGCAGTCCCAAATCCCATGCTTTTAATACGCGGCGCATAATTTTACCACTTCTTGTTTTCGGTAAGAATTCACGAATTTCAATTTCCCTCGGTGCCGCATGTGCAGCAAGCCCTTGTTTCACAAATAACCTTAGTTCCTCTAATAAATCATCTGACTTCTCATAGCCATCTCGTAAGGAGACAAATGCTTTAATTATTTCCCCTCTGACAGGATCAGGCTTGCCAATTACTGCCGCTTCTGCAACGGCAGGATGCTCGACAAGCTTGCTTTCCACTTCAAATGGGCCTACACGTTCACCAGACGTTTGGATGACATCATCATCACGACCCTCGAACCAGAAATAGCCATCTTCATCTATCGATGCAAGGTCACCAGATTCAAACCAGCCTTCAAATGGAAAATATTGCTTGAATCGCTCCTCATTTTTCCAAATACCCCGCAGCATCGATGGCCATCCAGCCTTGATGCATAATTTCCCCATCTGTCCAGGTGGAAGCTCATTTCCCGCGTCATCTAATATCGCTGCTTTAATACCAGGAAAAGGTTTCCCCATTGATCCTGGCTTTAATTCCATCGAAGGGTAATTAGCAATAATCATTCCACCTGTTTCCGTCATCCACCAATGATCATGTATCCGTAATTGATACACTTTCATTCCCCAGTGAACGACTTCGGCATTTAGTGGCTCGCCAACACTTAAAATATGACGCAATGAGCTTAAATCATATTCTCCTGCGACATTGTCACCAACCGCCATTAACCTGCGAAATGCAGTCGGCGCGCTCAGCCATACAGTGACACCATATGTTTCAATCGTCTTATACCAATCCTCTGGGCTGAAACGACCGCCGCGAATCAGATTCGATGCTCCATTTAGCCATGGACCAAAAATCCCGTATGATGTGCCTGTTACCCAGCCAGGGTCAGCTGTACACCAGAAAATATCATCTTCCTGTAAATCGAGTACCCATTTAGCTGTCTGGTAATGTTGAATCATCGCATTATGAACATGCAGCACACCCTTTGGTTTTCCCGTTGAGCCAGATGTATAATGCAAAATCATACCATCTTCCCTGTCAACCCATTCAATATCTAACTGTGGAGATGCCTTTTTCATTTCTTCTTCGTAGCTATAAAATGCTATATCAGCTGTTTCATCCACCTGGTCAGGTGCATCACCAACGATAATAATATGGTTTAAATGCACAAGTTCTTGATAAGGTACCCGTGGTAGCAATTCCTTCGTTGTAATTAAGGTAGAGGCATCACTATTTTCCAGGCGGTCACGAACCGCTTGCTCCATGAATGC of Oceanobacillus zhaokaii contains these proteins:
- the acsA gene encoding acetate--CoA ligase, which gives rise to MDVSETIAPVKVRTNMADYDQAYADFKWQDVEKEFSWHETGKVNMAYEAIDRHAETWRKNKVALYYSDENRDEKYTFRDLKRLSNQFGNVLRNIGIEKGERVFLFMPRSPELYVSLLGILKNGSIVGPLFEAFMEQAVRDRLENSDASTLITTKELLPRVPYQELVHLNHIIIVGDAPDQVDETADIAFYSYEEEMKKASPQLDIEWVDREDGMILHYTSGSTGKPKGVLHVHNAMIQHYQTAKWVLDLQEDDIFWCTADPGWVTGTSYGIFGPWLNGASNLIRGGRFSPEDWYKTIETYGVTVWLSAPTAFRRLMAVGDNVAGEYDLSSLRHILSVGEPLNAEVVHWGMKVYQLRIHDHWWMTETGGMIIANYPSMELKPGSMGKPFPGIKAAILDDAGNELPPGQMGKLCIKAGWPSMLRGIWKNEERFKQYFPFEGWFESGDLASIDEDGYFWFEGRDDDVIQTSGERVGPFEVESKLVEHPAVAEAAVIGKPDPVRGEIIKAFVSLRDGYEKSDDLLEELRLFVKQGLAAHAAPREIEIREFLPKTRSGKIMRRVLKAWDLGLPTGDLSTMEE
- a CDS encoding solute symporter family protein, which codes for MSPIVIILFIAIVILTLVITYFAAKRTQTTGDFYTAGGGLTGVQNGIAIAGDYLSAASFLGIAGAIALFGFDGFFYSIGFLIAYLVVLFLVAEPLRNLGKYTLADMINSRFDAKKVRGAAALSTITIVTFYMIAQLVGAGALIQLLFGLDYWLAVLIVGVMMTVYVLFGGMIATSWVQIVKAVLLMIGMIIMSFLVLLKFDFNIGQMFHDVKSATVHGADYLKPGLQYTQPLGTLSLMLALVLGTAGLPHILMRFFTVKDAKTARSSVITATWVIGIFYVLTLFLGFGAAAFVGYDAIIAANSGGNMAAPLLAQVLGGDILFAFISAVAFATILAVVAGLVLSGASAFAHDLYGEIVKKGKATEKEQMYAARYASLGVSVLAIVLALFAQYLNVAFLVSLAFCIAASANLPVILYTIYWKRFNTAGAVTAMLTGLFSALILVSLSPSVFSPVEGAALFVGEPIFPFSNPAIISVPLGFLGGYLGTILSKEADMRRFAEVSVKAHTGYKEEA
- a CDS encoding DUF485 domain-containing protein; the encoded protein is MDMAVNQEYDKARDNGNTVDFEKAANSNAFKKLLEDRKKFILPLTIFFLIFYFLLPILTSYTTFLNTPAIGDISWVWIFAISQFAMTWILCTIYVKKANTFDEQAEQIVEEIKRGGDSK